Proteins from a single region of Megachile rotundata isolate GNS110a chromosome 7, iyMegRotu1, whole genome shotgun sequence:
- the Ndg gene encoding nidogen isoform X4 produces the protein MTRRARFNVSWLAVVLALIVPFAAALSKHDLYPYSTPGSSILQSDVNGLLVSAETILKTPIAFYDRVYNSIFVNGNGVLSFARAMPRFFNIPFPLDDPVIAPLYTHVDTKTSGRVYYGETDAPEVLGRAGGMVRSAFSDAADFMPTHVFLATWVDVGYYDGKSDKVNTYQVAISSNGTHSYAELLYPENGIQWIQGESHPSGLPDAKAQAGLMSEGRMYTLKGSGTDQIQNVDKWSNVNRPGQWMFYIGPTSDDEDVRTPDNIEDTSATNQITDCRTGATMCHSKATCTDYEAGFCCHCKQGYFGNGKSCQPNDVPLRVNGRVSGIINGVEFPARDLQCYVQTKDGRTYTALSRVPDEIGASFQLLGNLGGVIGWLFAKPVSDTKNGYELTGGMFNHTAELTFASTGDKVTIRSNYLGLDVFGQLKMEAEIKGTLPRLSRDTKVDYGDYDELYTRAQPGVIRAQSERTCKVKEAGVDRELTFMQDQTILYNECPYLTVEPEDDTNRLKFFRGVTTYEATEGIVRFAVNTKVAPLEEEDPCIQGRETCSEHSSCVVEGDNFKCVCNPGYQYLYEENGSAVCVDVNECSAGNHMCSPDAQCINQEGSHTCECRPGFSGDGRVCERLPSCEDTRCGHYEICVMIDEVPDCVCMPGYEDTEEGCYPVQRGPCNIENNCSPNAVCNFDTDEEKFVCVCLPDFVGDGYTCNLDGDETTTDEPPKPHCTEEMCSCSRGWKYRNNECVRQEEKPVDWDRDLSCNVVNRCHPYAQCVYVTSTADYECRCNPGYEGDGMECTKTDECSGNQDCLENERCSYNPANSRYECTCNPGFGMVDGRCVVSDCSTNPSQCHVNAQCVSAGDGGYKCVCIEGYNGDGIQQCLEDHIGCNVLNNCGRNAVCEYNQTSANFACICQPGYYGDGLTCLPQLSCRHNPTLCSPDATCVAAGSNQFACVCNEGYTGDGNNCKPRPKHEANFLLVNQGMATLRIPFTVTHDNPGSPIYIEYSQMAIAIDIDCTNGKAYSSDITGNRIIELAYNGSMADTFLRKVSSPEGLAVDWVSRNIFWTDSSKTTVEVANLETKKRKVLVSDGLVNPRGIAVHPYRGKIFWSDWNRASPKLEWANEDGSGRAIFLQGDFVKLPNSLSIDWATDELCWADAGTFTISCMEIDSREINVVANELTYPFGLAISHQNYYWTDWKTHKIEVAMKSSGDRKPAISVPPGGSGKLYGIVVVPESCPRVTNVCQYENGRCSTDQLCLPDGQGGRTCVCADDATGPCTDAH, from the exons ATGACTCGTCGCGCGCGTTTCAACGTCTCGTGGTTGGCCGTGGTGCTGGCCCTGATCGTGCCCTTCGCCGCGGCCCTTTCAAAGCATGATCTCTATCCGTACTCGACACCCGGCTCCTCGATCCTGCAGTCGGACGTGAACGGATTGCTCGTGTCCGCCGAAACGATCCTGAAGACCCCCATCGCATTCTACGACAGAGTCTACAATTCCATATTC GTGAACGGAAATGGCGTACTCTCGTTCGCCAGAGCAATGCCAAGGTTCTTCAACATTCCGTTTCCCTTGGACGACCCTGTGATCGCACCTCTTTACACGCATGTGGATACCAAAACATCAGGACGAGTGTACTATGGTGAAACGGACGCACCGGAAGTGCTGGGTAGAGCCGGCGGAATGGTTCGCAGCGCCTTCTCGGACGCTGCTGATTTTATGCCGACTCATGTGTTCCTCGCTACATGGGTGGATGTGGGATACTATGATGGAAAGAGTGATAAG GTGAACACGTATCAAGTAGCCATCTCCTCAAATGGCACGCATTCCTACGCCGAGCTGTTGTACCCGGAAAACGGCATACAATGGATTCAAGGTGAATCGCACCCTAGTGGTCTACCTGACGCGAAGGCTCAAGCAGGATTAATGAGCGAAGGAAGAATGTACACGCTGAAGGGTTCCGGGACGGATCAGATTCAGAATGTCGACAA GTGGTCGAACGTGAACAGACCGGGTCAGTGGATGTTTTACATTGGACCAACGTCCGATGATGAGGATGTGAGGACCCCTGACAATATTGAAG ACACCAGCGCAACGAATCAGATAACCGATTGCAGAACCGGGGCAACGATGTGCCACAGCAAAGCGACCTGCACCGACTACGAGGCTGGTTTCTGCTGCCACTGCAAGCAAGGATATTTCGGCAACGGCAAATCCTGTCAACCGAACG ATGTTCCACTGCGAGTGAACGGACGCGTTTCTGGGATCATCAACGGCGTGGAATTTCCGGCTAGGGACCTCCAGTGTTACGTTCAGACGAAAGACGGAAGAACGTACACGGCTTTGTCGAGGGTGCCCGACGAAATTGGAGCTAGTTTTCAGCTGCTGGGGAACCTCGGTGGCGTGATCGGCTGGCTGTTCGCGAAACCGGTTAGCGACACGAAGAACGGGTACGAACTCACGG GGGGTATGTTCAACCACACCGCGGAGTTAACGTTCGCCTCAACCGGCGACAAAGTGACGATACGAAGCAATTACCTCGGCCTGGACGTCTTCGGACAACTAAAGATGGAGGCGGAGATCAAAGGTACTTTGCCCAGGTTGTCGAGGGACACCAAGGTCGACTACGGCGACTACGACGAACTTTATACCAGAGCGCAGCCCGGAGTAATCCGTGCACAGAGCGAGAGAACTTGCAAGGTGAAAGAGGCGGGCGTGGACCGGGAACTGACTTTCATGCAAGATCAGACGATCCTCTACAACGAGTGTCCGTACCTGACCGTCGAGCCTGAAGATGACACGAACAGATTGAAATTCTTCAGAGGCGTCACCACGTACGAAGCCACTGAAGGAATCGTGCGTTTCGCGGTCAACACGAAAGTAGCGCCCTTGGAAGAAGAGGACCCTTGCATTCAGGGGAGGGAGACTTGCAGCGAGCACAGCTCGTGCGTTGTCGAGGGAGACAACTTCAAATGTGTCTGCAATCCTGG ATATCAGTACCTGTACGAAGAGAACGGTAGCGCAGTCTGCGTGGACGTGAACGAGTGCAGCGCCGGCAACCACATGTGCTCTCCCGATGCACAGTGCATCAATCAAGAAGGCAGCCACACGTGCGAATGCAGACCTGGTTTCTCTGGCGACGGTCGAGTCTGCGAGA GACTACCCTCTTGCGAGGATACACGTTGCGGCCATTACGAGATATGCGTGATGATAGACGAAGTGCCCGATTGCGTTTGCATGCCGGGTTACGAGGACACCGAGGAGGGATGTTACCCCGTGCAACGCG GTCCCTGTAATATCGAGAACAACTGTTCACCCAATGCGGTCTGCAACTTCGATACGGACGAGGAGAAGTTCGTCTGTGTTTGTTTGCCGGACTTTGTTG GGGATGGTTACACGTGCAATCTGGACGGGGACGAAACCACAACGGATGAACCACCGAAACCGCACTGCACGGAGGAGATGTGTTCGTGCTCGAGGGGCTGGAAATACCGAAATAACGAATGCGTGCGACAGGAAGAAAAGCCCGTTGACTGGGATCGGGATT TATCGTGCAACGTGGTGAACAGGTGTCATCCCTACGCCCAGTGTGTCTACGTAACGAGCACCGCCGATTACGAGTGTCGTTGCAACCCGGGTTACGAGGGTGACGGTATGGAGTGCACGAAAACAG ACGAATGCAGCGGTAACCAGGACTGCCTGGAGAACGAACGGTGCTCGTACAACCCAGCGAACTCGCGATACGAGTGCACCTGCAATCCTGGCTTCGGCATGGTGGATGGACGTTGCGTGGTGTCTGATTGTTCGACGAATCCTTCGCAGTGCCACGTGAACGCGCAGTGCGTATCGGCCGGTGACGGGGGGTACAAGTGCGTCTGCATCGAGGGATACAACGGTGACGGGATACAGCAGTGCTTGGAGGACCACATCGGCTGCAACGTGTTGAATAATTGCGGCAGAAACGCGGTCTGCGAATACAATCAGACGTCCGCGAATTTCGCTTGCATCTGTCAGCCG GGCTATTACGGGGATGGTTTGACGTGTCTACCTCAGTTGTCCTGCAGACACAACCCGACCCTTTGCTCGCCGGACGCGACCTGCGTGGCAGCTGGCAGCAATCAATTCGCTTGCGTATGCAACGAAGGTTACACCGGAGATGGGAACAACTGTAAACCCCGACCGAAACACGAAGCAAACTTCCTGCTGGTGAACCAAGGAATGGCCACCCTGAGGATTCCGTTCACGGTTACACACGACAATCCCGGCAGTCCGATTTACATCGAGTACTCGCAGATGGCAATAGCGATCGACATCGACTGCACCAACGGCAAAGCTTACTCGAGCGACATCACGG GTAATCGAATAATCGAGCTGGCTTACAACGGATCGATGGCGGACACGTTCCTGCGGAAAGTCAGCAGCCCCGAGGGACTGGCGGTCGATTGGGTCTCGAGAAATATTTTCTGGACCGATTCGAGCAAGACGACCGTCGAGGTTGCCAATCTCGAGACGAAAAAACGTAAGGTACTCGTTTCCGACGGACTGGTCAATCCTAGGGGAATAGCAGTCCACCCCTATCGCGG CAAGATATTCTGGTCCGACTGGAATCGCGCGTCGCCGAAATTGGAGTGGGCCAACGAGGACGGCAGTGGTCGGGCAATCTTCCTGCAAGGAGATTTCGTAAAATTACCGAATTCGTTGAGCATCGATTGGGCAACGGATGAACTGTGCTGGGCGGACGCTGGAACGTTCACGATAA GTTGCATGGAGATCGATAGCAGAGAGATTAACGTGGTTGCCAACGAGTTGACTTATCCGTTCGGTCTGGCGATCTCCCATCAGAATTATTACTGGACCGACTGGAAGAC GCACAAGATCGAAGTCGCCATGAAGAGCAGCGGGGACAGGAAGCCGGCCATATCGGTTCCACCGGGAGGAAGCGGTAAATTATATGGAATAGTCGTCGTTCCTGAGTCATGCCCGCGAG TGACCAACGTGTGTCAGTACGAGAACGGAAGGTGTAGCACGGATCAACTGTGCTTACCGGATGGTCAAGGTGGCAGGACGTGCGTGTGCGCGGACGACGCGACAGGACCTTGCACCGACGCTCACTAG